In a genomic window of Streptomyces koelreuteriae:
- the argF gene encoding ornithine carbamoyltransferase, with amino-acid sequence MATAPSALAGRHFLKELDFTEEEFRGLVELASELKAAKKAGTETQYLRGRNIALIFEKTSTRTRCAFEVAAADQGASTTYLDPSGSQIGHKESVRDTARVLGRMYDGIEYRGDSQLKVEELAAHAGVPVFNGLTDDWHPTQMLADVLTMTEHCAKPLNEIAFAYLGDARFNMGNSYLVTGALLGMDVRLVAPKAYWPAEEVVDRARALAESSGARITLTEILDDGVRGVDFVATDVWVSMGEPKEVWDERITALGPYAVTMDVLRATGNPDVRFLHCLPAFHDLGTKVGREIHASHGLAYLEVSDEVFESAHSVVFDEAENRMHTIKAVLVATLA; translated from the coding sequence ATGGCGACAGCCCCGAGCGCCCTCGCCGGCCGCCACTTCCTCAAGGAGCTGGACTTCACCGAGGAGGAGTTCCGCGGTCTGGTCGAGCTGGCCTCCGAGCTGAAGGCCGCCAAGAAGGCCGGGACCGAGACCCAGTACCTGCGGGGCCGGAACATCGCGCTGATCTTCGAGAAGACCTCCACCCGCACCCGCTGCGCGTTCGAGGTCGCGGCCGCCGACCAGGGCGCCTCGACCACGTACCTCGACCCCTCAGGTTCCCAGATCGGCCACAAGGAGTCGGTCAGGGACACCGCGCGGGTGCTGGGCCGGATGTACGACGGGATCGAGTACCGGGGCGACAGCCAGCTGAAGGTCGAGGAGCTGGCGGCGCACGCCGGGGTGCCCGTCTTCAACGGGCTCACCGATGACTGGCACCCCACCCAGATGCTGGCCGACGTGCTGACCATGACCGAGCACTGCGCCAAGCCGCTGAACGAGATCGCCTTCGCCTACCTGGGCGACGCCCGCTTCAACATGGGCAACTCCTACCTGGTCACCGGCGCTCTGCTCGGCATGGACGTGCGTCTGGTCGCGCCGAAGGCCTACTGGCCGGCCGAGGAGGTCGTCGACCGGGCCCGCGCGCTCGCCGAGAGCAGCGGCGCCCGCATCACGCTCACCGAGATCCTGGACGACGGCGTCCGCGGCGTCGACTTCGTCGCCACGGACGTCTGGGTCTCCATGGGCGAGCCCAAGGAGGTCTGGGACGAGCGGATCACCGCCCTCGGCCCGTACGCCGTGACCATGGACGTCCTGCGCGCCACCGGCAACCCGGACGTGCGGTTCCTGCACTGCCTGCCCGCCTTCCACGACCTGGGCACCAAGGTCGGCCGCGAGATCCACGCCTCGCACGGCCTGGCGTACCTGGAGGTCTCCGACGAGGTCTTCGAGTCGGCGCATTCCGTGGTCTTCGACGAGGCGGAGAACCGGATGCACACCATCAAGGCGGTCCTGGTGGCGACCCTGGCCTGA
- a CDS encoding ATP-binding protein, which yields MSCSMNGPALYELSSAPASWRIALPHTVAAVPVARALVRTALAELEYGADCDTAELLTAELVANAVEHTTGEAPIELVVELMPSGCQVEVHDTDPAPPGDLTRPAGGPPDPWQEHGRGLLLIRALSSSCGHRPTESGKAVWFRLPAVPEQRRPSA from the coding sequence ATGTCCTGCTCCATGAACGGACCCGCCTTGTACGAACTCTCCTCAGCCCCCGCCTCCTGGCGCATCGCGCTGCCGCACACCGTCGCGGCGGTGCCCGTGGCCCGTGCCCTGGTCCGTACGGCGCTGGCCGAGCTGGAGTACGGGGCCGACTGCGACACGGCGGAGCTGCTCACGGCGGAGCTGGTGGCCAACGCGGTGGAGCACACCACCGGCGAGGCTCCGATAGAGCTGGTCGTGGAGCTGATGCCGTCGGGATGTCAGGTCGAGGTGCACGACACCGACCCGGCGCCGCCCGGCGACCTCACCCGCCCGGCCGGCGGGCCGCCCGACCCCTGGCAGGAGCACGGGCGGGGGCTGCTGCTGATCCGCGCCCTGAGCTCGTCGTGCGGGCACCGGCCGACCGAGTCCGGCAAGGCGGTGTGGTTCAGGCTGCCCGCGGTGCCGGAGCAGCGGCGTCCGTCGGCGTAG